In Schizosaccharomyces osmophilus chromosome 2, complete sequence, the following proteins share a genomic window:
- the izh2 gene encoding hemolysin-III family plasma membrane receptor implicated in zinc ion homeostasis Izh2 has protein sequence MNKIKNRGSNCSNANLKEKPESDDPTVIQTGAIKIEKSAVPSKNSKSLLTWDELEPWQQDNQYIISAYRPATFSFPGSLKSILYLHNESINIWSHLLGAIVFLFFIIRSERILVRETTTSQDVYVFMVFLISALTMLFCSTFYHTVSNHSSHVSKYGNKLDYLGIVIMIVGSFVPCLHYGFACHASFRTLYIGTIFSIGVIVGSTCMLDRFRQPEWRSFRAVLFIIMGLFGIFPVLHALFIYTLKDLLVRMGLGWLILQGAFYIVGATIYANRIPEKWYPGKYDIFGSSHQWFHVCVVIAALCHFRGLLIAYDYFHEAANC, from the coding sequence atgaataaaataaaaaaccgAGGTAGCAATTGTTCAAATGCAAACTTGAAAGAGAAACCTGAGTCCGATGATCCAACTGTTATTCAAACGGGCGCAATCAAGATTGAAAAGTCTGCGGTTCCATCCAAAAACTCAAAATCTCTCTTAACTTGGGATGAATTAGAACCCTGGCAACAGGATAACCAGTACATTATTTCAGCATATCGGCCTGccactttttcttttcccgGAAGCCTCAAAAGCATTCTTTACTTGCACAATGAATCTATAAATATTTGGTCGCACCTATTAGGAGCAAtcgtctttcttttctttattatacGTTCAGAGAGGATACTTGTACGAGAAACCACTACTTCTCAGGATGTTTATGTCTTTATGGTATTTTTGATTAGTGCTCTGACAATGCTTTTTTGCTCAACTTTTTATCATACTGTATCAAATCATTCAAGTCATGTTTCCAAATATGGGAATAAACTTGATTATCTCGGCATCGTTATTATGATCGTTGGCTCTTTTGTCCCTTGCCTTCATTACGGCTTTGCTTGCCATGCCAGCTTTCGTACACTATATATAGGAAcaatcttttcaattgGTGTGATTGTTGGATCTACATGTATGCTAGATCGCTTTAGGCAACCAGAATGGCGAAGTTTCAGAGCGGTTCTCTTTATAATAATGGGGTTGTTTGGTATATTCCCGGTACTACATGCTCTTTTCATATATACACTTAAAGATCTGCTAGTACGAATGGGTCTCGGATGGCTAATTCTTCAAGGAGCGTTTTACATTGTAGGTGCCACTATTTATGCAAACAGGATACCAGAAAAATGGTATCCAGGCAAATACGACATATTTGGAAGCAGTCATCAATGGTTTCATGTGTGTGTAGTCATCGCTGCTCTTTGCCATTTTCGTGGTCTTTTGATTGCGTATGATTACTTCCATGAAGCGGCTAATtgctaa
- the dnm1 gene encoding mitochondrial dynamin family scission GTPase Dnm1, which translates to MEKLIPLVNQLQDLVFNTIGSDFLDLPSIVVVGSQSCGKSSVLENIVGKDFLPRGTGIVTRRPLILQLINLKEEESNSDVNHEDPQQDSSNTDGTTASLENRSDQEGYAEFLHLPNVRFTDFGKVRAEIENETLRVAGANKGINKLPINLKIYSKHVLNLTLIDLPGLTKIPVGDQPTDIESQTRSLIMEYIGKPNSIILAVSPANFDIVNSEGLKLARLVDPKGKRTIGVLTKLDLMDQGTNAMDILSGRVYPLKLGFIPTVNRSQSDIISHKSLRDALLSENDFFANHPAYRAIVNRCGTFYLAKTLSNLLIAHIRDRLPDIKARLSTLISQTQSQLENYGIFKVSDKAQRGIILLQAMNRFANSFIASIDGNSSNIPTKELSGGARLYSIFNNVFSTTLNSIDPLQNLSITDIRTAILNSTGSRATLFLSEMAFDILVKPQLALLAPPCHECVELVYEELMKICHYSGDTDMSRFPKLQTALIETVSDLLRENLSPTFSFVESLISIQMAYINTNHPDFLGVQGAMSNVLARKNQHLTTRRRSASYSNPVVDTTKNDNPDSSITDIASSDDVTSVTPNRKLQNFGSDNLERKTFLSYVFGANNSVKRAPMHSKRLSNSLSLNEPVHMLSDQTNTQPQSNYANSFPVKMTDLSSEVESMALEEMTEREELEVELIQELITSYFILTRKIVVDQVPKVIMHLLVNASKDAVQNRLVSSLYREELFDSLLIEDENIKSEREKNERLLSVYMQANKMISNVF; encoded by the exons ATGGAAAAATTAATTCCCTTAGTCAATCAGCTTCAGGACTTGGTGTTTAATACCATCGGTTCTgactttttggatttaCCCTCCATCGTCGTGGTTGGATCTCAATCTTGCGGTAAATCATCGGTCTTGGAAAATATAG TCGGTAAAGATTTTTTACCCCGTGGAACTGGAATTGTCACCAGAAGGCCCTTGATCTTGCAACTTATCAACctgaaagaagaagaatccaatTCCGATGTTAATCATGAAGATCCCCAGCAGGATTCTTCCAATACGGACGGTACTACCGCTTCTCTGGAAAATAGAAGCGACCAGGAGGGATATGCTGAGTTTCTCCATTTACCCAATGTTCGTTTCACTGATTTCGGAAAGGTTCGCGCTGAAATCGAAAATGAAACCTTGCGGGTTGCTGGTGCTAATAAAggaataaacaaattacCGATTAACCTTAAAATTTACTCAAAACATGTCTTAAATCTTACCTTAATTGACCTCCCTGGTCTCACGAAAATCCCTGTTGGCGATCAACCTACGGACATTGAGTCTCAAACTCGTTCGCTGATTATGGAGTATATTGGCAAGCCCAATTCAATTATCTTAGCTGTGTCTCCTGCTAATTTTGATATCGTTAATAGTGAAGGATTAAAGCTTGCTCGACTTGTTGATCCTAAAGGCAAACGAACAATAGGTGTATTAACCAAACTTGACTTAATGGATCAGGGAACCAATGCAATGGATATTTTAAGTGGACGCGTATATCCTCTAAAGTTGGGATTTATTCCAACTGTAAACCGTTCTCAATCCGATATCATTTCTCATAAGTCTTTAAGAGATGCTCTTCTgtcagaaaatgatttctttgCAAATCATCCTGCGTATCGAGCTATTGTAAATCGGTGCGGAACGTTTTACCTTGCTAAAACTTTAAGCAATTTATTGATTGCTCATATAAGAGATCGTTTACCCGACATTAAAGCACGTTTGAGTACATTAATTTCACAAACCCAATCCCAGTTAGAAAACTATGGTATTTTTAAAGTATCCGATAAAGCTCAACGTGGAATTATACTTTTACAGGCTATGAACAGATTTGCCAATTCATTTATTGCCAGCATAGATGGTAACTCGTCCAATATACCTACAAAGGAGCTTTCTGGAGGTGCTCGTTTATACTCCATTTTCAATAATGTGTTCTCCACCACTTTGAATTCTATCGATCCGTTGCAGAATCTGTCTATAACGGATATCCGGACAGCTATTCTTAATAGCACTGGTTCTAGGGCTacattgtttctttcagAGATGGCATTTGATATACTTGTAAAGCCTCAACTGGCTCTTCTTGCTCCCCCTTGCCACGAATGTGTCGAGCTTGTTTACGAGGAACTGATGAAAATATGTCATTACTCTGGTGACACTGATATGTCTAGATTTCCAAAGCTTCAAACTGCCTTGATTGAGACTGTGAGCGATTTATTACGTGAAAACTTATCTCCTAcgttttcatttgttgaAAGTTTGATTTCCATACAGATGGCTTACATCAATACTAACCATCCTGATTTCTTAGGCGTTCAGGGAGCCATGTCAAATGTGCTTGCTAGAAAAAATCAGCATCTTACTACTCGTCGTCGTTCGGCTTCTTATTCAAATCCAGTAGTTGATACtacaaaaaatgataatCCCGATAGTTCTATTACGGACATTGCAAGCTCAGACGATGTTACGTCTGTTACGCCTAATAGGAAGTTACAAAATTTTGGTTCGGACAAccttgaaagaaaaacgttTCTTAGTTACGTCTTTGGTGCCAACAATTCGGTTAAGCGGGCACCCATGCACTCCAAAAGATTGTCTAACAGCTTGTCTTTGAATGAGCCGGTTCATATGCTCAGTGATCAAACCAACACCCAACCACAATCAAATTATGCTAATAGCTTTCCGGTAAAAATGACTGATCTTTCTAGCGAGGTTGAATCCATGGCACTAGAAGAAATGACAGAGCGTGAAGAACTTGAAGTTGAATTGATTCAAGAACTTATAACGTCGTACTTCATTTTAACTAGAAAGATCGTCGTTGATCAGGTTCCCAAAGTTATCATGCACTTACTCGTTAATGCATCGAAAGATGCTGTGCAAAATCGCCTTGTAAGTAGCCTTTATCGTGAAGAGCTATTTGACTCTTTATTAATTGAGGATGAAAACATTAAGAGTGAACGCGAAAAGAACGAGCGTTTGCTTTCTGTTTATATGCAGGCTAACAAAATGATTTCTAATGTCTTCTGA